From the genome of Scytonema hofmannii PCC 7110, one region includes:
- a CDS encoding DUF4351 domain-containing protein, with amino-acid sequence MVEVRANYDKSWKEALNEYFEDFLAFFFPSIHRAIDWTQAPESLDKELHSITASAETLDGVADKLYKVALLDKKEAWILIHIEMQSYYDVQFEKRIYTYNYRAAELYDKFVVSLAVLGDDSPTWRPNRYAKSILDCSLSLTFPTVKLMDYESRWHELESSRNPFAIITMAHLKTKATTSNLLQREEWKWQLIRGLYEQGLTKQQIAKLFDIIDTMMTLPEQLQTTLFAKIDRFEEERKMALVSPTVQLARKQGREEGREEGREEGKIIGEQKVIIRQLNRRLGDMEAPLIEQIRQLPVQQLEELAEALLDFSTVADLEQWLQDRPLVIES; translated from the coding sequence ATGGTTGAAGTCAGAGCCAATTATGATAAATCATGGAAAGAAGCGTTAAACGAATATTTTGAAGACTTCTTAGCCTTCTTCTTTCCCTCAATACACAGAGCAATTGATTGGACACAAGCTCCGGAGTCACTCGATAAAGAACTGCACAGTATTACAGCTTCAGCAGAAACTTTAGATGGAGTGGCTGACAAGCTTTATAAAGTGGCGTTGCTAGATAAAAAAGAAGCGTGGATTCTCATCCATATAGAGATGCAAAGTTATTATGATGTTCAGTTTGAAAAGCGGATTTACACTTATAATTACCGTGCTGCTGAACTTTATGATAAGTTTGTTGTGAGTCTAGCAGTTTTAGGTGACGATAGTCCCACATGGCGACCTAACCGTTATGCTAAATCTATTTTAGATTGCTCATTGAGTCTCACATTTCCCACGGTCAAGCTCATGGATTATGAATCCCGTTGGCATGAGTTAGAATCAAGTAGGAATCCATTTGCCATCATCACGATGGCACACTTAAAAACTAAAGCAACCACCAGTAATTTGCTCCAACGGGAAGAATGGAAATGGCAATTAATTCGTGGACTTTACGAGCAGGGTTTAACAAAACAGCAAATTGCTAAACTGTTTGACATAATAGATACAATGATGACATTGCCCGAACAGCTACAAACAACATTATTTGCCAAAATCGATCGCTTTGAGGAGGAAAGGAAAATGGCTTTGGTTAGTCCAACCGTACAACTGGCTAGGAAACAAGGTAGAGAAGAAGGTAGAGAAGAAGGTAGAGAAGAAGGCAAAATAATAGGTGAGCAAAAAGTTATCATACGACAACTCAATCGTCGTCTTGGTGATATGGAAGCTCCATTAATTGAGCAAATTCGTCAATTACCTGTCCAACAGTTAGAAGAATTAGCAGAAGCATTGCTGGATTTTTCTACTGTAGCCGATCTAGAACAATGGTTACAAGATAGACCATTAGTTATAGAATCATAA
- a CDS encoding glutamine synthetase family protein, with amino-acid sequence MKKPGFIERHNLWTEAQKEVSEQIKSIVKERDLLLIRTAWEDQHGIVRSKSLLPQAFFNALSNGMQISTGTFLFDTGGTLVFNPFVSGGSLDMQEMTGAPNLVAVPDPHTFHILPWAKRTGFILCDLYFQNGRVMPLSSRGILRQSLAELHQRGLEYIVGLEVEWYLAKLEDPMLDISHVGTPGHPGESPKVSAVEHSFQYLLESHNPEIHDLLQILAENFVAMGLPLRSVENEGGPGQFEFTFDPIPALQAADTMIIFRMATKQICRQQGYLASFMSRPALKGCSSNGWHLHQSLVDRTTGENALMSPDSTALMSDLGKHFVGGLLKHANAASVFTTPTINGYRRYKPNSLAPDRAGWGLENRGAMIRVQGGFGDPTTHIENRVGEPAANPYLYMASQLISGFDGVDLKLDPGSPTHEPFTAENPLLPKSLIEAIAYLKQSELFNRKMGQQFINFMIKIKESEINRFLAAVAELAPEESLKQVTDWEQREYFELF; translated from the coding sequence ATGAAAAAACCTGGATTTATTGAGCGTCACAACTTGTGGACAGAAGCCCAAAAAGAAGTATCTGAGCAAATCAAATCTATTGTTAAGGAACGCGACCTATTGTTGATTCGCACCGCTTGGGAAGATCAGCATGGCATTGTTCGTAGTAAGTCGTTGCTACCCCAAGCATTTTTCAACGCACTCTCAAACGGAATGCAAATCAGTACGGGGACATTCCTTTTTGATACTGGAGGCACCCTGGTGTTTAATCCCTTCGTTTCCGGTGGTAGCCTAGATATGCAAGAGATGACAGGTGCGCCAAATCTTGTAGCTGTTCCCGATCCTCATACCTTCCACATCTTGCCTTGGGCAAAACGCACTGGTTTTATCTTATGCGATCTGTATTTTCAAAATGGTAGAGTAATGCCCCTTTCGAGTCGAGGCATTTTGCGGCAATCCCTGGCAGAATTACATCAGAGAGGGTTAGAGTACATTGTCGGCTTGGAAGTTGAATGGTATCTGGCAAAGTTGGAAGATCCAATGTTGGACATCTCTCACGTTGGTACTCCTGGACACCCTGGTGAATCCCCTAAAGTTAGTGCTGTTGAGCATAGCTTCCAATACCTTTTGGAATCGCACAATCCAGAGATTCACGATTTGCTGCAAATTCTGGCAGAGAACTTTGTGGCAATGGGATTACCTTTAAGGAGTGTAGAAAACGAAGGGGGTCCCGGTCAATTTGAATTCACTTTTGACCCCATTCCAGCATTGCAAGCTGCGGATACGATGATAATCTTCCGCATGGCAACCAAGCAAATCTGCCGTCAACAAGGTTATCTGGCATCGTTTATGTCTCGTCCTGCTTTGAAAGGGTGTTCTTCTAACGGTTGGCATCTGCATCAATCGCTTGTAGACCGAACCACAGGCGAGAATGCTTTGATGTCACCCGACTCAACAGCACTGATGTCAGATCTAGGCAAACACTTCGTTGGGGGTCTTCTCAAACACGCCAATGCTGCTTCTGTTTTCACAACTCCTACAATTAACGGCTACAGACGGTATAAGCCTAATTCCTTAGCTCCTGACCGTGCAGGGTGGGGGCTGGAAAACCGAGGAGCAATGATTCGAGTACAAGGCGGCTTTGGCGATCCCACGACTCACATCGAAAACCGAGTAGGAGAACCTGCAGCCAATCCATACCTTTACATGGCATCGCAATTGATTTCTGGGTTCGATGGTGTAGATCTCAAACTTGACCCTGGTTCGCCGACACACGAACCGTTTACAGCAGAAAATCCTCTATTACCCAAAAGTTTGATAGAGGCGATCGCATATCTGAAGCAAAGCGAACTTTTCAACAGAAAAATGGGACAGCAGTTTATTAACTTTATGATAAAAATTAAAGAGAGCGAGATTAACCGCTTTTTGGCAGCTGTGGCTGAATTGGCTCCAGAGGAGTCTTTAAAGCAGGTGACTGACTGGGAACAAAGAGAATACTTTGAGTTGTTCTGA
- a CDS encoding DUF4351 domain-containing protein, whose translation MVEVRANYDKSWKEALNEYFEDFLAFFFPSIHRAIDWTQAPESLDKELHSITASAETLDGVADKLYKVALLDKKEAWILIHIEMQSYYDVQFEKRIYTYNYRAAELYDKFVVSLAVLGDDSPTWRPNRYAKSILDCSLSLTFPTVKLMDYESRWHELESSRNPFAIITMAHLKTKATTSNLLQREEWKWQLIRGLYEQGLTKQQIAKLFDIIDTMMTLPEQLQTTLFAKIDRFEEERKMALVSPTVQLARKQGREEGREEGREEGKIIGEQKVIIRQLNRRLGEIEAPLIEQIRQLPVQQLEELSEALLDFSTVADLEQWLQDRPLVIES comes from the coding sequence ATGGTTGAAGTCAGAGCGAATTACGATAAATCATGGAAAGAAGCGTTAAACGAATATTTTGAAGACTTCTTAGCCTTCTTCTTTCCCTCAATACACAGAGCAATTGATTGGACACAAGCTCCGGAGTCACTCGATAAAGAACTGCACAGTATTACAGCTTCAGCAGAAACTTTAGATGGAGTGGCTGACAAGCTTTATAAAGTGGCGTTGCTAGATAAAAAAGAAGCGTGGATTCTCATCCATATAGAGATGCAAAGTTATTATGATGTTCAGTTTGAAAAGCGGATTTACACTTATAATTACCGTGCTGCTGAACTTTATGATAAGTTTGTTGTGAGTCTAGCAGTTTTAGGTGACGATAGTCCCACATGGCGACCTAACCGTTATGCTAAATCTATTTTAGATTGCTCATTGAGTCTCACATTTCCCACGGTCAAGCTCATGGATTATGAATCCCGTTGGCATGAGTTAGAATCAAGTAGGAATCCATTTGCCATCATCACGATGGCACACTTAAAAACTAAAGCAACCACCAGTAATTTGCTCCAGCGGGAAGAATGGAAATGGCAATTAATTCGCGGACTTTACGAGCAGGGTTTAACAAAACAGCAAATTGCTAAACTGTTTGACATAATAGATACAATGATGACATTGCCCGAACAGCTACAAACAACATTATTTGCCAAAATCGATCGCTTTGAGGAGGAAAGGAAAATGGCTTTGGTTAGTCCAACCGTACAACTGGCTAGGAAACAAGGTAGAGAAGAAGGTAGAGAAGAAGGTAGAGAAGAAGGCAAAATAATAGGTGAGCAAAAAGTTATCATACGACAACTCAATCGTCGTCTTGGTGAGATAGAAGCTCCATTAATTGAGCAAATTCGTCAATTACCTGTTCAACAGTTAGAAGAATTATCAGAAGCATTGCTGGATTTTTCTACTGTAGCCGATTTAGAACAATGGTTACAAGATAGACCATTAGTTATAGAATCATAA